Below is a genomic region from Candidatus Hydrogenedentota bacterium.
CGGCTACATCGGCCAGGTGGGCAGCGTCGAGGCCTTCATCCAAGACGAGGAAACGGTGGATGGCATCGGCATGGGCGACGACGACCAGGCGAAGTGGGAACAAGAAGGACTGGACTGGGAATTTCACCAGGGCTGGGTCGAGCACAAGCCGTTCAATACGAACCGCTGGATATACAACTTCCGCTGGTTCCTCGATTACTCGGGCGGCAAGATCACGGACTGGGGCGCGCACCTGATCGACGCGGCGCTCTGGGGCATGGGCGACGCCGAGAAACAGCCGGTTTCCGCCTGCGCAATGGGCGGCAAGTACGTGGTACACGACAATCGCACTACGCCGGACACGCTCGACGTGGTCTGGGAGTACGACACGTTCACGCTGAAGTTCACGAACCGCGTTTGGAACCAGTTCCTGCCCGAAGGCTTCCAAAGCCATGGCGTGCTGTTCCACGGCACCCTCGGCACGCTGCGCGTGGACCGCAGCGGCTACGAGGTCTACCCCGTGAAGAACAACGGCGGCTGCGAGCCCAAGAAGGGCGGGGCCACCCCGCTGAACGAGCCGCACTGGGAGAACTTCTGCCAGTGCGTCCGCGAGCGCAAAGACCCGATCTCGACGGTCGAACTGCTGCACAACACGACGCGCACCTGCCACATGGGCACGTGTTCGTACGTGGCCGGCGGGCGGCTCTTCTGGGATCTCGAAACGGAACACTTCAAAGGCGACGATGAAGTGGCGAAGAAGGGCAACGCCTGGGCGTATCGCCCCTACTTGAACGGCTGGTCCCTGAAGGCCCCGTACCGGACCGCGTAATCCGCCGCGCGAGAGTTTGGCGCCCCGGGGCCAGGTTCCGGCCCCGGGGCGTTTTCCTTGACTC
It encodes:
- a CDS encoding Gfo/Idh/MocA family oxidoreductase — its product is MAREQSPNNVSRRTFIKRSAGAALGATVATNAGAQVYKSIFPQTVIGANEKIYTGHIGTGGMGRANLGFVMQRDDMEIVAICDLYRKNLERGAQMASQKFPNITKHHDFREILENKDVDAVVIATPDHWHCLCTLFAADAGKDIYCEKPLSTTIEEGRAMIEAVRRNNVVFQGGNMQRSGAHFQEAVELVRSGYIGQVGSVEAFIQDEETVDGIGMGDDDQAKWEQEGLDWEFHQGWVEHKPFNTNRWIYNFRWFLDYSGGKITDWGAHLIDAALWGMGDAEKQPVSACAMGGKYVVHDNRTTPDTLDVVWEYDTFTLKFTNRVWNQFLPEGFQSHGVLFHGTLGTLRVDRSGYEVYPVKNNGGCEPKKGGATPLNEPHWENFCQCVRERKDPISTVELLHNTTRTCHMGTCSYVAGGRLFWDLETEHFKGDDEVAKKGNAWAYRPYLNGWSLKAPYRTA